One segment of Bradyrhizobium sp. CB2312 DNA contains the following:
- a CDS encoding transketolase family protein, whose translation MKTVRSAPQPGKSRLTTSAMIASIAAEGQKTKPAPFGHALVELARSRPDVVGMTADLGKYTDLHIFAKEFPDRYYQMGMAEQLLFGAASGLAAEGFMPFATTYAVFASRRAYDFIHQTIAEEDRNVKIVCALPGLTSGYGPSHQAAEDLALFRAMPNMTVIDPCDAHETEQLVPAIATHQGPIYMRLLRGQVPVVLDEYDYKFELGKAQLIRDGKDVLIISSGIMTMRALEAVQTLTNDRVDIAVLHVPTIKPLDAETILREASKPGRLVVVAENHTTIGGLGEAIAALLMRSGVHPPFRQIALPDEFLDAGALPTLHDRYGISTAEVARQIKLWL comes from the coding sequence ATGAAGACCGTGAGATCAGCACCGCAGCCGGGCAAGTCGCGCCTGACAACCTCGGCGATGATCGCATCGATCGCGGCTGAAGGACAAAAGACGAAGCCGGCGCCCTTTGGACACGCTCTCGTCGAGCTTGCACGCAGCCGCCCTGATGTGGTCGGCATGACGGCCGATCTCGGCAAATACACCGACCTGCACATCTTCGCGAAGGAATTTCCGGACCGCTATTATCAGATGGGCATGGCCGAGCAGCTTCTGTTCGGCGCGGCTTCCGGTCTTGCCGCCGAAGGCTTCATGCCGTTCGCGACCACCTACGCCGTGTTCGCCTCGCGGCGCGCCTACGACTTCATTCACCAGACGATCGCGGAGGAAGACCGAAACGTGAAGATCGTCTGCGCACTGCCCGGCCTGACTTCGGGCTATGGCCCGAGCCACCAGGCCGCGGAGGATCTCGCACTATTTCGCGCGATGCCGAATATGACGGTCATCGATCCCTGCGATGCTCATGAAACCGAGCAGCTGGTGCCCGCCATCGCGACGCATCAGGGGCCGATTTACATGCGCCTGCTGCGTGGTCAGGTGCCCGTCGTGCTGGACGAATATGACTACAAGTTCGAGCTCGGCAAGGCCCAGCTGATCCGTGACGGGAAGGACGTGCTGATCATCTCATCCGGCATCATGACCATGCGTGCGCTCGAGGCCGTGCAAACTCTGACGAACGACCGCGTCGATATTGCGGTGCTCCACGTTCCGACCATCAAGCCGCTCGACGCCGAGACAATCTTGCGTGAGGCAAGCAAGCCGGGCCGCCTTGTCGTCGTTGCCGAAAACCACACGACCATTGGCGGCCTTGGCGAGGCAATTGCCGCGCTTTTGATGCGTTCGGGCGTTCATCCGCCGTTCCGCCAGATTGCATTGCCGGACGAATTTCTTGACGCCGGCGCACTTCCGACACTGCACGACCGCTACGGCATTTCCACCGCAGAGGTCGCAAGGCAGATCAAGCTGTGGCTCTAG